A genome region from Desulfomonile tiedjei includes the following:
- a CDS encoding LysM peptidoglycan-binding domain-containing protein, giving the protein MLRKYLLAILPAVVTALIPCLTTPAGAFELFPRPEGQYTVQRGDTLYGIAGHYYTNPALWPFLWNQNPAVRLKGTGTAAEKQPLIPGTTVDLYHQRYSAPVVNQFYSPPTGIPFEAQFVITRVPFKGIPYDKKYFRYKLTLRPNQVWGYIVASPEGTKVHFLERDLLYIRFRPSKKQAILVGDRFGVYRDRGPVTHPLNPNRQIGFFSEVIGEVEITSTGHDLITAIVLDSYEEIKKGDRISLFAPKNREIVPTKTHRMLTGTILRSATRDVDTFYKDVHNLENDIVFIDRGECDGMKEGILVNIYRPALPIADPYFSNRRLVTPDSYLGEGMVLKAFEKNSTLLITRSREEILPGDIIKSVSD; this is encoded by the coding sequence ATGCTCAGAAAATACTTGTTAGCCATCCTGCCGGCTGTGGTCACCGCGCTGATCCCATGCCTCACAACGCCCGCAGGCGCCTTCGAACTCTTCCCCAGGCCGGAGGGCCAATATACGGTGCAACGAGGCGATACCCTTTACGGCATTGCCGGCCACTACTATACCAACCCGGCTTTATGGCCTTTCCTTTGGAACCAGAACCCCGCGGTCAGGTTAAAAGGGACCGGCACCGCCGCGGAAAAACAGCCCTTGATACCGGGAACTACCGTGGACCTTTATCACCAGAGATACTCCGCGCCGGTCGTGAATCAGTTCTATTCGCCGCCCACGGGAATTCCATTTGAAGCCCAGTTCGTGATTACCAGGGTGCCTTTCAAGGGCATACCGTACGACAAGAAATATTTCCGGTACAAGCTGACTTTGCGGCCCAATCAGGTCTGGGGATACATAGTAGCCTCTCCTGAAGGCACCAAGGTCCATTTTCTTGAGAGGGACCTTCTTTACATTCGCTTTCGTCCGTCAAAAAAGCAGGCCATTCTTGTCGGTGACCGGTTCGGAGTCTATCGAGATCGCGGTCCTGTAACCCATCCGCTCAATCCGAATAGGCAGATTGGCTTTTTCAGCGAAGTCATCGGAGAGGTGGAAATAACGAGCACCGGTCACGATCTGATCACGGCCATAGTGCTTGACTCCTACGAGGAGATTAAAAAGGGTGACAGGATATCTTTGTTTGCACCCAAGAATCGTGAAATAGTCCCTACCAAAACTCATCGGATGTTGACCGGCACCATTCTGCGTTCGGCGACCAGGGATGTGGACACCTTTTACAAAGATGTTCACAACCTTGAGAACGACATTGTTTTTATCGATCGAGGGGAGTGCGACGGCATGAAGGAGGGGATTCTGGTCAACATTTATCGCCCGGCATTACCGATCGCTGATCCCTATTTCTCCAACCGCCGACTGGTGACGCCGGACTCGTACTTGGGTGAGGGAATGGTATTGAAAGCCTTTGAAAAGAATTCAACTCTACTCATTACCAGGTCGCGGGAAGAAATCTTGCCCGGTGACATAATCAAGAGTGTTTCGGATTAG